From one Luteolibacter sp. SL250 genomic stretch:
- a CDS encoding aminopeptidase: MLKWPCFLALLGLSSCSTVTFYRQAMGGQIEVMRKSRPNGVVLQDQTSPESLKKKLREVEEIRAFAESHLSLPGRESYGRYADLGREHVTWVLYAAPEFSLKPKTWWYPTLGRLDYRGYFRESDTDELAAELRGQGYDVYTGGVDAYSTLGWLHDPVLNTFVDSADVDLAELIFHELTHRKYFRNGATAFNESLANMVAEEGVQRWLAHHRRHADLRKFRERLVRRAQFYDRIDSTRSSLERLYASDLPDPEKRARKKALFRRLQDDFRDLRRRWGGRGLEGWLTADITNAHLVSVATYHQHLPTFRKLLKDCDGDLDLFFQRAEDFKLED, translated from the coding sequence GTGTTGAAATGGCCATGCTTTCTGGCGTTGTTGGGGCTGTCTTCGTGCAGCACCGTCACCTTCTACCGGCAGGCGATGGGCGGCCAGATCGAGGTCATGCGGAAAAGCCGCCCGAACGGGGTGGTGCTGCAGGACCAGACTTCCCCGGAATCCCTCAAAAAGAAGCTCCGCGAGGTGGAGGAGATCCGCGCCTTCGCGGAGAGCCACCTTTCCCTGCCAGGCAGGGAGTCCTATGGCCGCTACGCGGATCTGGGGCGGGAGCATGTGACCTGGGTGCTGTATGCCGCTCCGGAGTTCTCCCTGAAACCGAAGACCTGGTGGTACCCCACGCTCGGGCGGCTGGACTACCGCGGCTATTTCCGGGAAAGCGATACCGATGAACTGGCGGCGGAACTGCGAGGGCAGGGATATGACGTTTATACCGGCGGCGTGGACGCCTACTCCACCCTTGGCTGGCTGCATGACCCGGTATTGAATACCTTCGTCGATTCCGCGGACGTGGATCTGGCGGAGCTGATCTTCCATGAACTGACCCACCGTAAGTATTTCCGCAACGGGGCGACCGCCTTCAATGAATCCCTCGCGAACATGGTGGCGGAGGAGGGCGTCCAGCGGTGGCTGGCCCATCACCGACGGCACGCGGATCTCAGGAAGTTCCGGGAGCGTCTCGTCCGCCGGGCGCAGTTCTACGACAGGATCGACAGCACCCGATCCTCGCTGGAAAGGCTGTATGCCTCCGACCTTCCCGATCCGGAGAAGCGGGCACGGAAAAAGGCGCTGTTCCGGAGGCTTCAGGACGACTTCCGCGATCTCCGCCGCCGCTGGGGGGGGCGCGGCCTGGAAGGCTGGCTGACAGCGGACATCACCAATGCCCACCTCGTCTCCGTCGCCACCTACCACCAGCACCTGCCCACCTTCAGGAAGTTGCTCAAGGACTGCGACGGGGACCTCGACCTGTTCTTCCAGCGGGCGGAGGATTTCAAATTGGAGGATTGA
- a CDS encoding dipeptidase — protein sequence MTPELEDLFSFLRFPSVSTDSRNAGDVRDCAGWLIGKLQRMGLTAELHETPKHPVVIAKNAHRPDRKTVLIYGHYDVQPVDPLNLWTTPPFEPEIRHGRIWARGATDNKGQMLAHVLGVEKTLKEHGELPVNLIFLFEGEEEIGSPNLAAFLAEHKDDLICDVIAISDTGMVAPGMGTLGYGLRGIACCEVKLTGPERDLHSGLFGGAVANPATAVARLVASLHDADGRVLVDGFYDDVRPLEDWEREMWAKVPGVSDADFLKVTGSPGLFGEEGYTSAERTWARPTAEVNGIGGGYQGEGSKTVLPAEAFVKFSFRLVPDQDPADILAKVEKHLRAHCPPGVKIEVEIGHDGKPYVVDPHSKFGLAAQSALKMAFGTEPVLIREGGSIPIVQTFRDILGVDTLLLGLALADAQIHSPDENFPVENFEAGIRLNQALLTELAAV from the coding sequence GTGACTCCCGAGCTTGAAGACCTCTTTTCCTTTCTCCGTTTTCCGAGCGTTTCCACGGACTCCCGGAACGCCGGCGACGTGCGTGACTGCGCTGGCTGGCTGATCGGGAAACTCCAGCGGATGGGGCTGACGGCGGAGCTGCATGAGACGCCAAAGCATCCCGTGGTGATCGCGAAAAACGCACATCGTCCGGACAGGAAGACCGTCCTCATCTACGGCCACTACGACGTGCAACCGGTCGATCCGCTCAACCTGTGGACCACCCCTCCATTCGAGCCGGAGATCCGCCATGGCAGGATCTGGGCGCGCGGAGCCACGGACAACAAGGGGCAGATGCTCGCCCACGTGCTGGGGGTCGAAAAGACGCTCAAGGAGCATGGCGAGCTGCCCGTGAATCTCATCTTCCTCTTCGAGGGGGAGGAAGAAATCGGCAGCCCGAACCTGGCCGCATTCCTCGCGGAGCATAAGGACGATCTGATATGCGATGTCATCGCCATCTCGGACACCGGCATGGTGGCACCGGGCATGGGTACGCTGGGCTACGGCCTGCGGGGCATCGCTTGCTGCGAGGTGAAGCTCACCGGCCCGGAACGTGATCTGCACTCCGGCCTGTTCGGCGGTGCGGTGGCGAATCCCGCGACCGCCGTTGCCCGTTTGGTTGCCAGCCTGCATGATGCCGATGGCCGCGTGCTGGTGGATGGATTCTACGACGATGTGCGCCCACTGGAGGACTGGGAGCGCGAGATGTGGGCGAAGGTCCCCGGCGTTTCCGACGCGGATTTCCTGAAAGTCACCGGCTCGCCCGGCCTCTTCGGCGAGGAAGGCTACACCTCCGCCGAGCGCACCTGGGCACGCCCGACCGCAGAGGTCAACGGCATCGGCGGCGGCTACCAGGGCGAAGGCTCGAAGACGGTCCTCCCTGCGGAGGCCTTCGTGAAGTTTTCCTTCCGTCTGGTGCCTGACCAGGATCCGGCGGACATCCTCGCCAAGGTCGAAAAGCACCTCCGTGCTCACTGCCCGCCCGGTGTGAAGATCGAGGTGGAGATCGGCCACGACGGGAAGCCGTATGTGGTGGACCCGCACTCGAAGTTCGGCCTCGCCGCGCAGTCCGCGTTGAAAATGGCTTTCGGCACCGAGCCGGTGCTCATCCGCGAAGGCGGCAGCATCCCCATCGTGCAGACCTTCCGCGACATCCTCGGCGTGGACACGCTGTTGCTCGGGCTCGCACTGGCGGATGCCCAGATCCACTCGCCGGACGAGAACTTCCCCGTGGAGAACTTCGAGGCCGGCATCCGCCTGAACCAGGCGCTGCTCACGGAGCTGGCCGCGGTTTGA
- a CDS encoding type II toxin-antitoxin system HicA family toxin → MKSVSGKHLAKLAEERGWRLARINGSHHVYVMDGRMERLVIPIHGNQDLKIGLLRSLMKLVSLTEEEL, encoded by the coding sequence ATGAAGTCCGTTTCCGGGAAGCACCTGGCGAAGCTGGCCGAAGAACGGGGGTGGAGACTTGCCCGAATCAACGGCAGCCATCACGTGTATGTCATGGATGGCAGGATGGAAAGATTGGTCATTCCCATTCACGGCAATCAGGATCTCAAGATCGGTCTGCTCCGCAGTCTGATGAAACTGGTTTCTCTCACTGAAGAGGAACTCTGA
- the der gene encoding ribosome biogenesis GTPase Der, whose translation MPTVAIVGRPNVGKSALFNRLAGRKIAIVHDQPGVTRDRISAPSKATAVPCTLIDTGGIGATLDDGFGEQVTIEADIAMQTADLILFIVDAHDGLTPIDQSLAQKLRKAKPQVLLVLNKVDDPKHEAAYDEFARLGFKKHVFVSAEHGRNFGALTDAIDEVIAPLVSEIEAVAEEAEKEGIKLAIVGKPNAGKSSLVNAILKDDRTIVSNIAGTTRDAVDLPYTFGGEQFTLIDTAGLRPRGKREDSVEVFSAMRTEKAIRRSDLCVLVIDLEAGITAQDRKIAQLVLEEKKPCLIVLNKFDLFKPESKQADRQKAATEHVKRELFFLSYAPFVVCSAKTGTAVDQVLKEALKIRAAAQNVPTTGKLNRILQAAFETNPPPINSKSRRRMKLYYATTALNEKYSVIPVPTIVLFVNDKHLMSQSYEAYLSNQFRLSHPAPGVPVVLSVRSRTRREWEPREKPKGH comes from the coding sequence ATGCCAACTGTCGCCATCGTAGGACGTCCGAACGTCGGAAAGTCCGCGCTCTTCAATCGCCTCGCCGGTCGGAAGATCGCCATCGTCCACGACCAGCCCGGAGTCACCCGCGACCGGATCTCCGCGCCTTCGAAAGCCACGGCCGTTCCCTGCACGCTCATCGACACCGGTGGTATCGGTGCGACGCTGGACGACGGCTTCGGCGAGCAGGTCACCATCGAGGCGGACATCGCCATGCAGACGGCGGATCTCATCCTTTTCATCGTGGACGCCCATGATGGCCTCACCCCCATCGACCAGTCGCTCGCCCAGAAGCTGCGCAAGGCGAAGCCCCAGGTGCTGCTGGTCCTCAACAAGGTGGACGACCCGAAACATGAGGCCGCCTACGACGAGTTCGCGCGGCTGGGTTTCAAGAAACACGTCTTCGTCTCCGCCGAACACGGCAGGAATTTCGGCGCGCTGACCGACGCCATCGACGAGGTGATCGCCCCGCTGGTGTCCGAGATCGAAGCCGTGGCGGAAGAGGCGGAGAAGGAAGGCATCAAGCTGGCCATCGTCGGCAAGCCGAACGCCGGCAAATCCTCACTGGTGAACGCCATCCTCAAGGATGACCGCACCATCGTCTCGAACATCGCCGGGACCACGCGGGATGCGGTGGATCTCCCCTACACCTTCGGCGGGGAGCAGTTCACGCTCATCGACACGGCGGGCCTGCGTCCCCGCGGAAAGCGCGAGGACTCCGTGGAAGTCTTTTCCGCCATGCGGACGGAGAAGGCCATCCGCCGATCCGACCTGTGTGTGCTGGTGATCGACCTGGAGGCGGGCATCACCGCGCAGGACCGGAAGATCGCCCAACTGGTGCTGGAGGAGAAAAAGCCGTGCCTCATCGTCCTCAACAAGTTCGACCTTTTCAAACCGGAGTCAAAGCAGGCCGACCGGCAGAAGGCAGCGACCGAGCATGTGAAGCGGGAGTTGTTCTTCCTCTCCTACGCGCCGTTCGTCGTCTGCTCCGCCAAGACGGGAACCGCCGTGGACCAGGTGCTGAAGGAAGCCCTCAAAATTCGCGCCGCCGCCCAGAACGTGCCGACGACCGGCAAGCTCAACCGCATCCTGCAGGCCGCGTTCGAGACGAATCCGCCGCCGATCAACAGCAAGTCCCGCCGCCGGATGAAGCTCTACTACGCCACCACGGCGTTGAACGAGAAATACAGCGTCATCCCGGTGCCGACCATCGTGCTGTTCGTCAATGACAAGCACCTGATGTCGCAGAGCTATGAGGCTTACCTCAGCAACCAGTTCCGCCTCTCCCACCCGGCACCGGGCGTGCCGGTGGTGCTTTCCGTGCGGTCCCGCACCCGCCGTGAGTGGGAACCACGCGAGAAGCCGAAGGGCCACTGA
- a CDS encoding glutaredoxin: protein MSAQAPKITAYLKTYCGWSEGVRAIMRKYDLPYEEKDIIKNPAFRWEMEQRSGQQLSPCVEIDGHMLPDISGEEVEKWLTENGYLEKSDAPADAPINSACTDEQHAAMAAGTFKVPGKIKFLD from the coding sequence ATGAGCGCACAAGCACCGAAGATCACCGCCTACCTGAAAACCTATTGTGGCTGGAGCGAGGGCGTCCGGGCCATCATGCGGAAATACGACCTTCCCTACGAGGAGAAGGACATCATCAAGAATCCTGCGTTCCGCTGGGAAATGGAGCAGCGCAGCGGTCAGCAGCTCTCCCCGTGCGTGGAGATCGACGGCCACATGCTGCCGGACATCAGTGGTGAGGAAGTCGAGAAGTGGCTGACGGAGAACGGCTACCTCGAGAAGAGCGACGCTCCGGCCGATGCTCCCATCAACTCCGCTTGCACGGACGAGCAGCACGCCGCCATGGCGGCCGGGACCTTCAAGGTGCCGGGCAAGATCAAGTTCCTGGACTGA
- a CDS encoding RNA polymerase sigma factor: MWKEWLAAHGPRLLLFARGWSNCQQDAEDLVQEAVLRLWNHQADKGGLPPDLPFAFSTIRFCGLNHYRTESRRRKREESIIYLNDFEDVWLDPVLEDDEDATALRDAVQRLSPKLREVVVMKSWGGLTFAEISETLAISPNTAASRYRYALEQLAQELRQLKEARSETA; encoded by the coding sequence GTGTGGAAAGAGTGGCTGGCAGCCCACGGGCCGCGGCTGCTGTTGTTCGCGCGCGGCTGGTCGAACTGCCAGCAGGATGCGGAGGATCTGGTGCAGGAAGCGGTGCTCCGTCTCTGGAACCACCAGGCGGATAAGGGTGGCCTTCCGCCGGACCTGCCGTTCGCCTTTTCCACCATCCGCTTCTGCGGCCTGAACCACTACCGGACCGAGTCCCGGCGGCGGAAGAGGGAGGAATCCATCATCTACCTCAACGATTTCGAGGACGTCTGGCTCGACCCGGTCCTGGAGGACGATGAGGACGCGACCGCGCTGCGCGACGCCGTCCAACGCCTCAGCCCGAAGCTCCGCGAGGTGGTGGTCATGAAAAGCTGGGGTGGCCTGACCTTCGCCGAGATTTCCGAAACACTGGCCATCTCGCCGAATACGGCGGCATCCCGCTACCGCTACGCGCTCGAACAACTCGCGCAGGAGCTGCGCCAACTGAAGGAGGCCCGCAGTGAAACAGCCTGA
- the fabD gene encoding ACP S-malonyltransferase, with protein sequence MSDIVILFSGQGAQKVGMAKDFFETSPTARALAQKADEALGYSLTDIMFDGPDEELTKTSRCQPALYLHGLITLALLKERVPALNPVAAAGLSLGEFTAHAAAGTFSFEDGLKIVANRGAFMEEACLATQGSMAALIGGEEEQVRALAAEADVDVANLNAPGQIVLSGTLEGIDAAIAKAKDFGIRRAIKLNVAGAYHSRLMKSAQDKLALELASLQVNAPAIPVVANFTAGVVPTADEIRKTLEQQVTGSVRWTESIRTLIGMGHRNFIELGPGKVIAGLVAKIDKDVTVHSVEDLPSLEAATETLS encoded by the coding sequence ATGAGCGATATCGTCATCCTGTTCTCCGGCCAAGGAGCCCAAAAAGTTGGCATGGCCAAAGATTTCTTTGAAACCAGCCCCACCGCACGGGCGCTCGCCCAGAAGGCGGATGAAGCGCTGGGATACTCCCTGACGGACATCATGTTCGATGGCCCGGACGAGGAACTGACCAAGACCTCACGCTGCCAGCCCGCGCTCTATCTGCACGGTCTGATCACTCTCGCGCTGCTCAAGGAGCGCGTCCCCGCGCTCAACCCGGTGGCCGCCGCCGGTCTCTCCCTGGGTGAGTTCACCGCTCATGCCGCGGCGGGCACCTTCTCCTTCGAGGACGGTCTGAAGATCGTGGCAAATCGCGGCGCCTTCATGGAGGAAGCCTGCCTGGCGACCCAAGGGTCCATGGCCGCACTCATCGGCGGTGAGGAGGAACAGGTCCGCGCCCTGGCCGCCGAGGCGGATGTGGATGTGGCGAACCTCAACGCTCCGGGGCAGATCGTGCTTTCCGGAACGTTGGAGGGCATCGACGCCGCCATCGCCAAGGCCAAGGACTTCGGTATCCGCCGCGCCATCAAGCTGAACGTCGCGGGCGCCTACCACTCCCGCCTCATGAAGAGCGCGCAAGACAAGCTGGCGCTGGAACTCGCATCCCTCCAAGTGAACGCCCCCGCCATCCCGGTGGTGGCCAACTTCACCGCCGGCGTCGTGCCCACCGCGGATGAAATCAGGAAGACCCTGGAGCAGCAGGTGACCGGCTCCGTGCGCTGGACGGAATCCATCCGCACGCTCATCGGCATGGGCCATCGCAACTTCATCGAGCTGGGACCGGGCAAGGTCATCGCAGGGCTTGTCGCGAAGATCGACAAGGACGTGACGGTCCACTCCGTGGAAGACCTTCCATCGCTCGAAGCGGCGACCGAAACGCTTTCCTGA
- a CDS encoding type II toxin-antitoxin system HicB family antitoxin: MTLKAIIHEAEEGGFWAEVPALPGCFTQGETLQELEENIQEAIAGWLMAAEPEGRPAEGRILEIAV, translated from the coding sequence ATGACTCTGAAGGCCATCATCCATGAAGCTGAAGAAGGCGGATTTTGGGCGGAAGTTCCTGCCCTGCCCGGATGTTTCACCCAAGGTGAAACCCTGCAGGAGCTGGAAGAGAACATTCAGGAGGCCATAGCTGGATGGCTGATGGCTGCGGAACCTGAAGGCCGACCTGCCGAAGGCCGTATTCTCGAGATTGCCGTATGA
- a CDS encoding PDZ domain-containing protein → MKLGTIFIALLAGISPVVGQDEVLAPLPPPLQAPTGRPWLGLKLAKVEPSISAQIQSLPMGVGFMVKVIDPSGPAVEAGFQPFDVVWKMGDQLLINEAQLATLLRLQKPGNEVSLAVFRGGKPLDIKMKLGDLPVGRDGFSSELADAAILPGESGPMRVVNVSDRTATYSTDEGKVVLRKDGEIYRVTISNPKEEIIFQGDIAGEETGEAIPELWKRKVFALKRGLDHQIHGVMEPVRAPRPRVVPAAPPEP, encoded by the coding sequence ATGAAGCTGGGAACCATTTTCATCGCTCTGCTCGCCGGGATTTCCCCGGTCGTCGGCCAGGATGAGGTGCTGGCACCTCTGCCGCCACCGTTGCAGGCTCCAACCGGCCGTCCATGGCTGGGGTTGAAACTCGCCAAGGTGGAGCCATCCATCAGCGCGCAGATCCAGTCCCTCCCGATGGGGGTGGGTTTCATGGTGAAAGTCATCGATCCCAGCGGTCCGGCGGTCGAGGCCGGATTCCAGCCGTTCGATGTGGTCTGGAAGATGGGGGACCAGCTCCTCATCAACGAGGCCCAGCTTGCCACCCTCCTGCGCCTCCAGAAGCCGGGGAATGAGGTATCACTGGCGGTTTTCCGTGGCGGCAAGCCTCTCGATATCAAGATGAAGCTGGGAGACCTGCCCGTCGGGCGGGACGGCTTCAGCTCGGAACTCGCGGACGCCGCAATCCTCCCCGGCGAATCCGGACCGATGCGGGTGGTGAACGTCTCCGACCGCACCGCCACCTACTCCACGGACGAGGGAAAAGTCGTCCTCCGCAAGGATGGGGAGATCTACCGCGTGACGATCAGCAATCCGAAGGAGGAGATCATTTTCCAAGGGGACATTGCCGGTGAGGAAACCGGAGAAGCCATTCCCGAACTCTGGAAACGCAAGGTGTTCGCCCTGAAGCGTGGCCTGGACCATCAGATCCACGGCGTCATGGAACCGGTCCGTGCTCCCCGGCCGCGCGTCGTCCCGGCTGCTCCTCCTGAGCCTTGA
- a CDS encoding class I SAM-dependent methyltransferase, which yields MSTPNESPTHFDEDRAASYDERFTRISAVMQALHLLAKLWFTGLPKDARVLCVGAGTGAELFPLAEAFPGWSFTLVDPAGPMLAQCRRKAEAAGIADRCTFHEGYLDSLPGTEPFDAATSILVSHFVLEREKRIAFFREISDRLKPGAPLVSADLCSDMESPEFATLIPAWINMLKFSGQEDKTVDSFVEALRGGVDVVPPQELTSLIRSGGFAESTLFYQSLLIHGFISRRG from the coding sequence ATGAGCACTCCCAACGAATCTCCCACTCACTTCGACGAAGATCGCGCCGCCAGCTACGACGAGCGTTTCACCAGGATCTCAGCCGTCATGCAGGCGCTGCATCTGCTGGCGAAGCTGTGGTTCACGGGGCTTCCCAAAGATGCCCGGGTGCTGTGCGTGGGCGCGGGCACCGGCGCGGAGCTGTTCCCGCTGGCGGAGGCGTTTCCCGGCTGGTCCTTCACCCTGGTGGATCCCGCTGGACCCATGCTGGCGCAGTGCCGGAGGAAGGCGGAGGCCGCTGGCATCGCGGACCGCTGCACTTTCCATGAGGGCTATCTGGACAGCCTCCCCGGCACCGAACCTTTCGATGCGGCGACCTCCATCCTGGTGTCCCACTTCGTGCTGGAGCGGGAAAAGCGGATCGCGTTCTTCCGTGAAATCTCGGACCGCCTGAAGCCCGGCGCGCCGCTGGTCAGCGCGGACCTCTGCTCGGACATGGAATCACCGGAGTTCGCGACGTTGATCCCCGCATGGATCAACATGCTGAAGTTCTCCGGGCAGGAGGATAAAACCGTGGACAGCTTCGTCGAGGCGCTCCGCGGAGGAGTGGATGTCGTGCCGCCGCAGGAACTGACCTCGCTGATCCGGTCCGGTGGATTCGCGGAATCCACTCTCTTCTACCAGAGCCTGCTGATCCATGGATTCATCTCAAGGCGGGGCTGA
- a CDS encoding glycosyl hydrolase: protein MSRPEKCPLSVRLMRRFSSAAAMLAAVMWMSTARAEEPLLGVYGGNSMERVLSFEKWLGRKVDIILCTVDFQKWENYRYSDWLTNTVYGERGDRRLVYDVPIIINGANYAEAKTGAYDDHWKCLAETIIANNAGTYKIVIRPSHEMNGDWFPWCVGGSRLETVPDFIGSWRRFHGVFRGVKGGDRFLISFSSSEGASDPRPMWPGDEYVDLVGYDVYWKPKAMGGEGWETNDPAEAWRLRETNGYNGWGIGGMLAFAKSKGKPFQIDEWGVWGPDAAPFVEGMVSFLKKNGVRAHTYWDSDAAYPGELHSRDKDWPRTVEAFKKGVGTAK, encoded by the coding sequence ATGAGCCGTCCGGAAAAATGCCCGCTGTCCGTCCGCCTGATGCGGCGGTTCTCCTCCGCCGCCGCGATGCTCGCGGCGGTGATGTGGATGTCCACCGCCCGCGCCGAAGAGCCCCTGCTGGGCGTCTATGGAGGAAACTCCATGGAGAGGGTGCTGTCCTTCGAGAAATGGCTGGGCCGGAAGGTGGATATTATCCTTTGCACGGTCGATTTCCAGAAATGGGAGAACTACCGCTACTCCGACTGGCTCACGAACACGGTCTACGGGGAACGCGGTGACCGGCGGCTTGTGTATGACGTGCCCATCATCATCAACGGCGCCAACTATGCCGAGGCGAAGACGGGAGCCTATGACGACCATTGGAAGTGTCTGGCGGAAACCATCATCGCGAACAACGCCGGCACCTACAAAATCGTGATCCGGCCCAGCCATGAGATGAACGGTGACTGGTTCCCCTGGTGCGTCGGCGGTTCACGGCTGGAGACCGTCCCGGATTTCATCGGGTCATGGCGGCGGTTCCATGGCGTGTTCCGTGGGGTGAAAGGCGGCGACCGGTTTCTCATCAGTTTCTCATCATCGGAAGGTGCGAGCGATCCCCGCCCGATGTGGCCGGGTGACGAGTATGTGGATCTGGTCGGGTATGACGTCTATTGGAAGCCGAAGGCCATGGGCGGGGAGGGCTGGGAAACCAATGATCCGGCGGAAGCCTGGCGGCTGCGTGAGACAAATGGCTACAACGGCTGGGGAATCGGCGGCATGCTCGCCTTCGCCAAGTCGAAGGGAAAGCCCTTCCAGATCGACGAATGGGGCGTGTGGGGTCCTGATGCCGCCCCCTTTGTGGAAGGCATGGTTTCCTTCCTGAAGAAGAACGGCGTCCGCGCCCACACCTACTGGGATTCCGACGCGGCCTACCCCGGAGAACTCCACTCACGGGACAAGGATTGGCCGCGGACCGTGGAGGCCTTCAAAAAGGGCGTCGGGACCGCCAAATAA
- a CDS encoding DUF1080 domain-containing protein, with product MKLSALILLALAAFSPLHAELTDAEKAAGWKLLFNGKDLTGWRTFGKQNPPGAGWKVVDGTLTKAAKALGGNIVTTESFTDYELVWEWKIAEKGNNGVKYLIDEKRGGAPGPEYQMLDDKGHPDAKVGGKRQTASLYDIIPPAENKVLKAPGEWNESKIIVKGNHVEHWLNGGKVLSYELGSPELKEAIGKSKFKAAAGFGEKVTGPIMITDHSDEVSFRVIKIKPL from the coding sequence ATGAAACTCTCCGCCCTCATCCTGCTCGCGCTCGCCGCGTTCTCACCCCTCCATGCGGAACTGACTGATGCCGAAAAGGCGGCGGGCTGGAAGCTGCTCTTCAACGGCAAGGATCTCACCGGCTGGCGCACCTTCGGCAAACAGAACCCTCCCGGCGCGGGCTGGAAGGTGGTGGACGGCACCCTGACGAAAGCCGCGAAGGCCCTGGGCGGAAACATCGTCACCACGGAATCCTTCACCGACTACGAACTGGTATGGGAGTGGAAGATCGCCGAAAAGGGCAACAACGGGGTGAAGTACCTCATCGATGAAAAGCGTGGCGGCGCCCCCGGTCCGGAATACCAGATGCTGGATGACAAGGGGCACCCGGACGCGAAGGTGGGCGGGAAGCGCCAGACGGCGTCCCTCTATGACATCATACCCCCTGCGGAGAACAAGGTGCTCAAGGCCCCCGGCGAGTGGAACGAGTCGAAGATCATCGTGAAAGGCAACCACGTGGAGCACTGGCTCAACGGAGGGAAAGTGCTGTCCTACGAACTGGGCAGCCCGGAATTGAAAGAGGCCATCGGCAAGAGCAAGTTCAAGGCCGCCGCCGGCTTCGGGGAAAAGGTGACCGGTCCCATCATGATCACGGATCACAGCGACGAAGTTTCATTCCGGGTGATCAAGATCAAGCCGCTGTGA